The following are encoded in a window of Methanobrevibacter sp. V74 genomic DNA:
- a CDS encoding Ig-like domain repeat protein, whose protein sequence is MKKFKISLLIILIMTISIAAVSAADNSSELEIAQVEDSMLDVSSDVENNVVQSTNDFEILSDEENGNNFTSLQSTIDNGGLVSLSSDYVCVDGEYEVLISKNVTLFGNNHKIDADNKGGIFKVQSGCTLTLIGVTLINGNAEYGGAIYNNGNLAISHSYLINNTATKSGGAIYDEGGNVNVFGSTFDNNIVRDLTKNDDTGGAAIHAINSNITITDSRITNNGNKSMSRTNNDLTNGAINLLSSEAHITNTLFENNTGIYGSAITALPVSGSTSKNIKIDACNFTNNVAYAGTVHIEKSSYTILNSIFTKNMATGVGSNGYTAAGGAISILYNADECLIDNCTFIKNSVTNTSNAQGGAISIEFNEVTIINSRFEENSAEIVGGAIDAYETTIIIKNCDFTGNSANTGGAISASGNTSISNSAFVDNEAANYTNAMYIWKTGSSLNLSNNTITAGEYAQIRVQNGVNVVSPLKVVILENSTKNITMAGCNITAVVTDDMDNLIIDLSFRFVVGDNEVSGIIINSTTGVYATTFIPNDDGTFVVSTNLENTSKIQTATLNIYRTLSDLVRLINDAEEDSTIVLDDDYAYNDEFDSDLKMGIVINKNIVIDGKGFVISGSDVARIFNITNANLTLLNVTIRDAKADKGAGVYVNKNSTLMAKNVNFINNTATYRGGAIYSEGKVSVVSSVFDSNDITFRVSNNDNGGAAIYNLNGTLTVTNVNVTNNLKDIVIRNGNAGDLLVGVVVTSGETLIEGSYFANNAGSWGGAISSLGYLNSENYTLTIKDTKFEGNNATFGGSVFVESSKLVVDNCTFENNRGVGIGSPGTSYTQGGAIVTFGDVASARIVDSTFVDNSADVGGAVSLAGVGVDSIIDNCTFTDNVAHSGGGAVYLRTNNDASVTIEDSKFNGNEASFGGAILSGNAKLFVTNSKFIENTAVEGGAINAAGITSVSNSNFTDNVAQSFTNAILYRSGEITLSENNITGNNGHAQIHVAEGSKIISKVKAVILDNKTINWAIVPCNVPLIITDDVGNKIVDLSFKFTLNGDETDLITYGINSSTGEYEAVFTPNQAGIFVVGLNYENESEIQTGKIIISRSLTDLKTMIDNSNENTIVLDGGYTYIEEFDSEIVNGIVVNKNIVIDGKGFVISGSDVARIFNITNANLTLLNVTICDAKADKGAGVYVNKNSTLMAKNVNFINNTATYRGGAIYSEGKVSVVSSVFDSNDITFRVSNNDNGGAAIYNLNGTLTVTNVNVTNNLKDIVIRNGNAGDLLVGVVVTSGETLIEGSYFANNAGSWGGAISSLGYLNSENYTLTIKDTKFEGNNATFGGSVFVESSKLVVDNCTFENNRGVGIGSPGTSYTQGGAIVTFGDVASARIVDSTFVDNSADVGGAVSLAGVGVDSIIDNCTFTDNVAHSGGAAVYIRTNNDASVTIEDSKFNGNVNPRGATILNDGVLKLRNNTINKINAEIYNYKIINSYINITFLGNQTLSAKLDDIVILNATFVDDNGNRVYDSYLKFSVNGETISDIKFNETTGVYTCEYKIVSAGENIISSIYNYGNVEKFIGIYNVPKENVTSFIVVTGQDNKFAYGENVTVFVSLYGVNGAGLNDNVIVIVNNTPITVNVVDGKASFNVSGFEPGQYAILGIFEGNNNYNGFKYASTTFDVLLPDKILSIEVEDIKYGEVAIVNITVTDANGEKEQGIVILNISGTDYVVRVDGKASLEIKDLPIGTYLINATLLHGSLEAEIINDTESFKVSIQDEYDMNAIGIETHCGQAVEIDVVLPEDVVDGIVSVTINGIDYTANVNNGKAVIHGPADLPIGNYSNLVVTYSGGSKYADSSVKVNLTVVGANSQLKSSAAYYVIDYEQMLIISVNADNLVSGEIDAYNNGEYYSSFDVQDALENGISISSLTVGTHNITLAYKGNQYFAPANVSVLCVVEKITPVIKSNVTQDASVGDIITINATISGHTEGNVTITVDGELVYNGKTNHGVVSVDVDSIVAGKHTYIVSFLGDDNYLACDNVGTFNVVKVVPVISIGEISGNVGDTVNVVVTVAGGDASGYVLIDGVSAVVENGQATIPINILNAGENTISVVYTGDDKYNGGTQTATYAAGKYASKVTIVPIVNVTYGNVVEIAYVIDNETESVTVSVNDAAGGTYEAVVNKGVIAVSNLPVGTYTITIKNGENNKYSGSEADANFIVSKSEVNIVVSSNTPAFGEDAIVSVTLPEDVTGNVTVTINGISYKNTVERGSATVTIPANALTAGENNITVTYSGDKNYASKEVKSSINVKKAVPKFTSDVSENNIYGGDVTITVTASSDATGAVSLLVDGKIISTGKDLDNGKVVFAVGGLAAGYHSYNVTYEGDNNYESSSNSGAFEVTKVSTVIISQNFAQYSCEASTGEKGGYYTIRLTDVNGNPLANKSVGIGYNGILAWYTTDENGTVNKLIGLQNAGPYTFATAFLGDENYTASYAVNKITINMKPTYIKASAKTYKASAKTKTFKVKLTTVNNINGKMYLNSGKKITLNVNGKTYTAKTNSKGIATFKLKLTKKGKYTAMISYEGQYLLYEKSTKSVKITIK, encoded by the coding sequence ATGAAGAAATTTAAGATATCATTATTGATAATTTTGATAATGACTATATCAATTGCTGCAGTTTCTGCAGCTGACAATTCTTCAGAATTAGAAATTGCTCAAGTTGAGGATTCTATGTTGGATGTAAGTTCTGATGTAGAAAACAATGTTGTTCAATCAACAAACGATTTTGAGATATTGTCTGATGAGGAGAATGGAAATAATTTCACTTCACTTCAATCAACTATTGACAATGGAGGATTAGTATCATTATCCTCCGATTATGTTTGTGTTGATGGAGAGTATGAGGTATTAATTTCAAAAAATGTTACCCTTTTTGGTAATAATCATAAAATTGATGCAGACAACAAAGGTGGAATTTTTAAGGTTCAATCTGGTTGCACTTTAACTTTAATTGGTGTAACTTTGATTAATGGAAATGCTGAATATGGTGGGGCTATTTATAATAATGGAAATTTAGCCATTTCTCATTCTTATTTAATAAATAACACTGCTACTAAAAGTGGTGGTGCAATATATGATGAGGGAGGCAATGTTAATGTATTTGGTTCTACTTTTGATAATAATATAGTTCGTGATTTGACTAAGAATGATGATACTGGTGGCGCAGCAATTCATGCTATAAATTCAAATATAACTATAACTGACTCTAGAATTACTAATAATGGTAATAAATCTATGAGTCGTACTAATAATGATTTAACTAATGGAGCTATTAACTTACTTAGTTCAGAAGCTCATATTACCAATACATTATTTGAAAACAACACCGGTATCTATGGTAGTGCAATTACTGCTTTACCGGTTTCAGGTTCTACAAGTAAAAATATTAAAATAGATGCTTGTAACTTCACTAATAACGTTGCTTATGCAGGTACAGTTCATATTGAAAAATCATCTTATACTATTTTGAATTCAATATTTACTAAAAACATGGCAACTGGTGTTGGCAGTAACGGATATACTGCAGCAGGCGGCGCTATTTCTATATTATATAATGCAGATGAATGTTTAATAGATAATTGTACTTTTATTAAAAATAGTGTAACAAATACTTCTAATGCTCAAGGAGGAGCAATATCTATTGAATTTAACGAAGTAACTATAATTAACTCCAGATTTGAAGAAAACTCTGCTGAAATTGTAGGAGGAGCTATTGACGCTTATGAAACTACTATTATAATAAAAAATTGTGACTTTACAGGCAATAGTGCTAATACTGGCGGAGCCATTTCGGCTTCTGGAAATACTAGTATTTCTAATTCAGCATTCGTTGATAATGAAGCTGCAAATTACACTAATGCTATGTACATATGGAAAACCGGTTCTTCATTAAATTTATCTAATAATACTATTACTGCTGGTGAATATGCACAAATACGTGTTCAGAACGGGGTTAATGTTGTTAGTCCACTGAAAGTTGTTATTTTAGAAAATAGTACTAAAAACATAACTATGGCCGGATGCAATATTACAGCTGTTGTAACTGATGATATGGATAATTTAATAATTGATCTTTCATTCAGATTTGTTGTAGGGGACAATGAAGTTTCAGGAATAATAATTAATTCTACAACTGGAGTATATGCCACTACATTTATTCCTAATGATGATGGAACTTTTGTTGTTTCTACAAATCTTGAAAATACTAGTAAAATTCAAACTGCTACTTTAAATATTTATAGAACTTTATCTGATTTAGTCAGATTAATTAACGATGCAGAAGAGGATAGTACAATTGTCTTAGATGATGATTATGCATATAATGATGAATTCGATTCAGACCTTAAAATGGGTATTGTAATTAATAAAAATATTGTTATTGACGGTAAAGGTTTTGTTATTAGTGGATCTGATGTTGCTAGAATCTTCAATATAACTAATGCGAATTTAACTTTACTCAATGTAACTATCCGCGATGCTAAAGCTGATAAAGGTGCAGGTGTTTATGTGAATAAAAATTCTACTTTAATGGCGAAAAATGTAAACTTTATTAATAACACTGCTACCTATCGTGGTGGAGCAATTTATTCTGAAGGTAAAGTAAGTGTTGTTTCTTCTGTATTTGATAGCAACGATATTACTTTCCGTGTTAGCAATAATGATAATGGTGGAGCTGCCATTTATAATTTGAACGGTACTTTAACTGTTACTAATGTGAATGTTACAAATAATTTGAAGGATATTGTCATCCGTAATGGTAATGCTGGCGATTTGTTAGTTGGTGTTGTTGTAACTAGTGGCGAGACTTTAATTGAAGGTTCTTACTTTGCTAATAATGCTGGTTCCTGGGGAGGTGCCATATCCTCTCTCGGTTATTTGAATAGTGAAAACTATACTTTAACTATTAAGGATACTAAATTTGAAGGCAATAATGCTACTTTTGGCGGTTCAGTATTTGTTGAATCTTCTAAGTTAGTTGTTGATAATTGTACTTTCGAAAACAATAGAGGAGTTGGTATAGGTAGTCCTGGTACTTCATATACTCAAGGAGGTGCTATTGTCACATTTGGCGATGTTGCTTCTGCTAGAATTGTTGATTCTACTTTTGTTGATAATTCCGCCGATGTTGGTGGTGCTGTAAGTCTTGCTGGTGTTGGTGTGGATAGTATTATTGATAATTGTACTTTCACTGACAATGTTGCACATTCTGGTGGAGGTGCCGTATACCTTCGGACTAACAATGATGCTAGTGTAACTATTGAAGACTCTAAATTTAATGGTAATGAAGCAAGCTTTGGTGGTGCTATATTATCAGGTAATGCTAAGTTATTTGTCACTAATTCCAAATTTATTGAAAACACTGCTGTTGAAGGTGGTGCTATTAATGCTGCTGGCATAACATCTGTTTCAAATTCTAATTTTACAGATAATGTTGCACAATCATTTACTAATGCAATTCTATATCGTTCAGGTGAAATAACTTTATCTGAAAACAATATTACTGGTAATAACGGTCATGCACAAATTCATGTTGCAGAAGGTTCTAAAATTATTTCTAAAGTAAAAGCGGTTATTTTAGATAATAAAACTATTAATTGGGCTATAGTTCCTTGTAATGTTCCACTTATAATTACTGATGATGTTGGAAATAAAATAGTTGATTTAAGCTTTAAATTTACCCTAAATGGTGATGAAACTGATTTAATTACTTATGGAATAAATTCAAGTACTGGTGAGTATGAAGCAGTTTTCACACCAAATCAGGCTGGAATTTTTGTTGTCGGTCTCAACTATGAAAATGAATCTGAAATTCAAACAGGTAAAATAATTATCTCCAGATCTTTAACTGACTTAAAAACCATGATTGACAATAGTAATGAGAATACTATTGTTTTAGATGGAGGTTATACCTACATCGAAGAATTTGATAGCGAAATTGTCAACGGTATTGTAGTTAATAAAAATATTGTTATTGACGGTAAAGGTTTTGTTATTAGTGGATCTGATGTTGCTAGAATCTTCAATATAACTAATGCGAATTTGACATTACTTAATGTAACTATCTGTGATGCTAAAGCTGACAAAGGTGCAGGTGTTTATGTGAATAAAAATTCTACTTTAATGGCGAAAAATGTAAACTTTATTAATAACACTGCTACCTATCGTGGTGGAGCAATTTATTCTGAAGGTAAAGTAAGTGTTGTTTCTTCTGTATTTGATAGCAACGATATTACTTTCCGTGTTAGCAATAATGATAATGGTGGAGCTGCCATTTATAATTTGAACGGTACTTTAACTGTTACTAATGTGAATGTTACAAATAATTTGAAGGATATTGTCATCCGTAATGGTAATGCTGGCGATTTGTTAGTTGGTGTTGTTGTAACTAGTGGCGAGACTTTAATTGAAGGTTCTTACTTTGCTAATAATGCTGGTTCCTGGGGAGGTGCCATATCCTCTCTCGGTTATTTGAATAGTGAAAACTATACTTTAACTATTAAGGATACTAAATTTGAAGGCAATAATGCTACTTTTGGCGGTTCAGTATTTGTTGAATCTTCTAAGTTAGTTGTTGATAATTGTACTTTCGAAAACAATAGAGGAGTTGGTATAGGTAGTCCTGGTACTTCATATACTCAAGGAGGTGCTATTGTCACATTTGGCGATGTTGCTTCTGCTAGAATTGTTGATTCTACTTTTGTTGATAATTCCGCCGATGTTGGTGGTGCTGTAAGTCTTGCTGGTGTTGGTGTGGATAGTATTATTGATAATTGTACTTTCACTGACAATGTTGCACATTCTGGTGGAGCTGCCGTATACATTCGAACTAACAATGATGCTAGTGTAACTATTGAAGACTCTAAATTTAATGGTAATGTTAATCCACGTGGCGCTACTATTTTAAACGATGGAGTATTAAAATTAAGAAATAACACAATTAATAAAATTAATGCTGAAATTTATAATTATAAAATTATTAATTCATACATCAATATTACATTTTTGGGAAATCAAACTTTATCTGCAAAATTAGATGATATTGTTATACTTAATGCTACTTTTGTTGATGATAATGGAAATAGGGTATATGATTCATATCTTAAATTCTCAGTAAATGGGGAAACTATTTCTGATATTAAGTTTAATGAAACAACTGGAGTTTATACTTGTGAATATAAAATTGTATCAGCTGGTGAAAATATAATTTCATCTATTTACAATTATGGTAATGTAGAAAAATTCATCGGTATTTATAATGTTCCAAAAGAAAATGTAACTTCATTTATTGTTGTAACAGGTCAAGACAATAAATTTGCGTATGGTGAAAATGTAACAGTATTTGTAAGTTTATATGGTGTAAACGGTGCTGGATTAAACGACAATGTTATTGTTATTGTTAATAATACTCCAATTACTGTAAATGTTGTTGATGGTAAAGCTTCATTTAATGTAAGTGGATTTGAACCTGGTCAATATGCTATTTTAGGCATATTTGAAGGTAATAATAATTATAATGGCTTTAAATATGCATCCACTACATTTGATGTCTTATTGCCGGACAAAATATTGTCTATTGAAGTTGAAGATATTAAATATGGTGAAGTTGCTATAGTAAACATTACAGTAACTGATGCTAACGGTGAAAAAGAACAGGGTATTGTTATCTTAAATATTAGTGGTACTGATTATGTTGTAAGAGTAGATGGTAAGGCATCTTTAGAAATCAAAGATTTACCAATTGGTACATATCTCATAAATGCTACATTACTCCACGGTTCACTTGAAGCTGAAATCATAAATGATACAGAATCATTTAAAGTATCTATTCAGGATGAATATGATATGAATGCTATAGGTATTGAAACACATTGTGGTCAGGCTGTTGAAATTGATGTTGTTTTACCTGAAGATGTTGTTGATGGTATTGTATCTGTAACTATAAATGGTATTGATTACACAGCTAACGTTAACAACGGTAAGGCAGTTATTCACGGTCCAGCTGATTTACCAATAGGTAATTACAGTAATTTAGTTGTAACTTACAGTGGGGGCAGTAAATATGCTGATTCTTCAGTTAAAGTTAATCTTACTGTAGTCGGTGCTAATTCACAATTAAAATCATCTGCTGCTTATTATGTAATTGATTATGAGCAAATGCTAATAATATCAGTTAATGCTGATAATTTAGTGTCTGGTGAAATTGATGCATATAATAATGGAGAATATTATTCCTCATTCGATGTACAGGATGCACTTGAAAATGGAATTAGTATATCATCATTAACTGTTGGTACTCACAATATTACATTAGCATACAAAGGTAATCAATACTTTGCACCTGCTAATGTTAGTGTATTGTGTGTTGTTGAAAAAATCACTCCGGTAATTAAATCTAATGTAACTCAGGATGCTTCTGTTGGTGATATTATTACTATTAATGCAACTATATCTGGGCATACTGAAGGAAATGTAACTATTACAGTAGATGGTGAATTGGTATACAATGGCAAAACCAATCATGGCGTTGTATCTGTTGATGTTGATAGTATCGTTGCGGGTAAACACACTTATATTGTTTCTTTCTTAGGTGATGATAATTACTTAGCATGTGACAATGTAGGCACTTTTAATGTTGTTAAAGTTGTTCCGGTTATAAGTATTGGTGAGATTTCTGGTAATGTTGGTGATACTGTTAATGTAGTTGTTACTGTTGCCGGTGGAGATGCATCTGGTTATGTTTTAATTGATGGTGTCAGTGCTGTTGTTGAAAATGGTCAGGCGACTATCCCGATCAATATTTTAAATGCTGGTGAAAATACTATTTCTGTTGTTTACACTGGTGATGACAAATATAATGGTGGAACTCAAACCGCTACTTATGCTGCTGGTAAATACGCTTCTAAAGTCACTATTGTTCCTATTGTTAATGTGACTTATGGTAATGTTGTTGAAATTGCATATGTTATTGATAATGAAACTGAATCCGTTACCGTTTCTGTAAATGATGCTGCAGGAGGTACTTATGAGGCTGTTGTTAATAAAGGTGTAATTGCTGTAAGTAATTTACCTGTTGGAACATACACTATTACTATTAAAAATGGTGAAAACAATAAATACAGTGGATCTGAAGCTGATGCTAACTTTATAGTATCTAAATCTGAAGTCAATATTGTTGTTAGTTCTAATACTCCTGCTTTCGGTGAAGATGCAATTGTTAGTGTAACTCTTCCTGAAGATGTAACAGGCAATGTAACTGTTACTATTAACGGTATATCTTACAAAAATACTGTTGAAAGGGGTTCTGCAACTGTAACTATTCCTGCTAATGCTTTAACTGCCGGCGAGAATAACATTACAGTTACTTACTCTGGTGATAAGAATTATGCTTCAAAAGAAGTCAAATCATCAATTAATGTTAAAAAAGCAGTTCCAAAATTCACTTCTGATGTATCTGAAAACAATATTTATGGTGGGGATGTAACTATTACTGTTACTGCCTCTAGCGATGCTACTGGTGCAGTATCTCTCTTAGTTGACGGCAAAATTATCTCAACTGGTAAAGATTTAGATAATGGAAAAGTTGTATTTGCAGTTGGAGGATTAGCTGCTGGTTACCACTCATATAATGTAACTTATGAAGGTGATAACAATTATGAATCTAGTTCTAATTCAGGAGCATTTGAAGTCACTAAAGTTTCAACTGTAATTATCTCACAAAACTTCGCACAATACTCTTGTGAAGCATCAACTGGTGAAAAAGGAGGATATTACACAATACGTTTAACTGATGTTAATGGTAACCCATTAGCAAACAAATCCGTTGGAATCGGATATAATGGTATTCTTGCATGGTATACTACTGATGAAAACGGAACTGTTAATAAATTAATTGGTTTACAAAATGCAGGCCCATACACATTTGCAACCGCATTCCTAGGTGATGAAAATTACACAGCTTCCTATGCTGTAAATAAAATCACTATTAATATGAAACCTACATATATTAAAGCCTCTGCAAAAACATATAAAGCGTCTGCTAAGACCAAAACATTTAAAGTTAAACTCACAACAGTTAATAACATTAATGGTAAAATGTATTTGAATTCTGGTAAGAAAATAACCTTGAATGTAAACGGCAAAACCTATACTGCAAAAACAAATTCCAAAGGTATTGCAACATTTAAACTTAAACTTACCAAAAAAGGCAAATACACAGCCATGATTTCTTATGAGGGTCAATATCTGTTATATGAAAAGTCAACTAAAAGTGTAAAAATAACAATTAAATAG
- a CDS encoding threonine--tRNA ligase, which yields MRILLIHSDYLNYTVKKETPVAEEIEEAKKKGSFDDSLVVFTAVEKDDENNPEGIVKNLVKEVIKTNDQVKAENIVLYPYAHLSSSLSSPKVAVQILKDVEQALLDENLTVKRVPFGWYKSFEISCKGHPLSELSRTITADDEETKVERKPSKWQILEGDKITEIDDFKFENHAFKQLVDYETGRGASDEGEPPHVKLMREKEICDYEPASDVGNLRWYPKGRLIRDLLTDYVYNLTVDHGAMPIETPIFYDLDNEAIYQHAYKFGERQYRTDTKKNLMLRFACCFGAFRVMGDSYLTWKNLPAKVYELSTYSFRFEKKGEVVGLKRLRAFTMPDFHSFCADVQASLEEFSAQTDMCMQTGKDLELDFEVIFRATQDFFEEHEEWMYEIASKFNKPILLEVLPERHHYWTCKIDLANIDALGRPIENPTVQIDVESGKRFDISYLGEDGKQHNPAILHCSPTGSIERVLCAMLEKTAMEINEKSPMLPLWLSPIQARVITVGESHKEFAEDIYEQINTAKIRVDIDDRDESVGKKIRNAAKEWIPYIFVVGDKEVETGKFQVTVRETGEKVDMTVDELIDEINQKTIGKPFRRLPLPKDISRRINFQ from the coding sequence ATGAGAATACTTCTTATTCATTCTGATTATTTAAATTATACAGTAAAAAAAGAAACACCTGTAGCTGAAGAAATTGAAGAAGCTAAAAAAAAGGGTTCATTTGATGATTCTTTAGTTGTATTTACAGCTGTTGAAAAAGACGACGAAAATAATCCAGAAGGTATTGTTAAAAATTTAGTTAAAGAAGTTATCAAAACTAATGATCAAGTTAAAGCTGAAAATATAGTCCTGTATCCATATGCTCACTTATCTTCATCATTAAGTTCTCCAAAAGTTGCTGTTCAAATTTTAAAAGATGTAGAACAAGCATTATTGGATGAAAACTTAACTGTTAAAAGAGTACCTTTCGGATGGTATAAATCATTTGAAATTTCCTGTAAAGGACATCCATTAAGCGAACTTTCAAGAACAATCACTGCTGATGACGAAGAAACTAAAGTTGAAAGAAAACCTTCTAAATGGCAAATTCTTGAAGGAGATAAAATCACAGAGATTGATGATTTCAAATTTGAAAACCATGCTTTCAAACAATTAGTTGATTATGAGACCGGTCGTGGAGCATCTGATGAAGGTGAACCGCCTCATGTTAAATTAATGAGAGAAAAAGAAATCTGTGATTACGAACCGGCATCTGATGTTGGAAACCTTAGATGGTATCCTAAAGGTAGGTTAATAAGGGATTTATTAACCGATTATGTTTATAATTTAACTGTTGATCATGGGGCAATGCCAATTGAAACCCCAATTTTCTATGACTTGGACAATGAAGCAATATATCAGCATGCTTATAAATTTGGCGAAAGACAATACAGGACAGATACCAAGAAAAACTTAATGCTTAGATTTGCATGTTGTTTTGGTGCATTCCGTGTAATGGGAGACTCATATTTAACCTGGAAAAACTTACCTGCTAAAGTTTATGAGTTATCAACTTACAGCTTTAGGTTTGAGAAAAAAGGTGAAGTAGTTGGTCTTAAAAGATTAAGAGCATTTACCATGCCGGATTTTCATTCATTCTGTGCTGATGTGCAGGCTTCCTTAGAAGAATTTTCTGCTCAAACTGATATGTGTATGCAAACAGGTAAAGATTTAGAATTAGACTTTGAAGTAATTTTTAGAGCAACCCAAGACTTCTTCGAAGAACATGAAGAATGGATGTATGAAATTGCAAGTAAATTCAACAAACCTATTCTTTTGGAAGTTTTGCCTGAAAGACATCATTACTGGACATGTAAAATTGATTTAGCCAATATTGATGCTTTAGGCCGTCCAATTGAAAATCCTACTGTTCAAATTGATGTTGAAAGTGGTAAAAGATTTGATATCTCTTATCTTGGCGAAGACGGCAAGCAACATAATCCTGCTATTTTGCATTGTTCACCAACAGGAAGTATCGAAAGAGTTCTATGTGCAATGCTTGAAAAAACAGCAATGGAAATTAATGAGAAATCTCCAATGTTACCATTATGGTTAAGTCCTATTCAAGCTCGTGTAATCACTGTCGGAGAATCACATAAGGAGTTTGCAGAAGATATATATGAACAGATAAATACTGCAAAAATCCGTGTCGACATTGATGATAGGGACGAAAGTGTAGGTAAAAAAATCAGGAATGCGGCTAAGGAATGGATACCGTATATCTTTGTTGTTGGAGATAAAGAAGTTGAAACTGGTAAATTCCAAGTGACTGTTCGTGAAACCGGTGAAAAAGTCGATATGACTGTCGATGAATTAATAGATGAAATTAATCAAAAAACTATTGGCAAACCATTTAGAAGATTACCTTTACCAAAAGATATCTCAAGAAGAATCAACTTCCAATAG
- a CDS encoding IS4 family transposase — protein sequence MANIPGFSKFKGYIVSACDGSIIDLPNVTLTREEFPVGDENLLKEKRIRARVSCLLDVHSKHILTAKIVETTINEVDLAIEHLENLKQRLNITKLITIYDRGYPSIELMAKTIDLNSKFLIRLPKNVFRHLIKQMKTNDEIIKINLTNNRLSHFDDENLKEKARKMGRLEIRIALVDIGKNEPEILATNLTSEEFSTEDLKELYGKRWAVETGFDRLKNLIEIEDFSGIRRTIIEQDFHAHIFVYNLAMTIKNHAENNITRIPRNKDEKIIYQSNFAKITGNIYLFLFDLIFETQTKREQIIDFIVKEASKELIQYKENQYNNKERKTPDVYNKHPGNKKKKTH from the coding sequence ATGGCAAATATTCCTGGATTTTCAAAATTTAAAGGATATATTGTTAGTGCTTGTGATGGAAGTATTATTGATCTTCCCAATGTTACTTTAACACGTGAAGAATTCCCTGTTGGTGATGAAAACCTGTTAAAAGAAAAAAGAATTCGTGCAAGAGTTTCATGTCTTTTAGACGTTCATTCTAAACATATTTTAACAGCAAAAATTGTTGAAACAACAATAAATGAAGTAGATTTAGCAATTGAACATTTAGAGAACTTAAAACAAAGATTAAACATTACAAAATTAATTACCATTTACGATCGAGGATATCCATCAATCGAACTCATGGCAAAAACCATTGATTTAAACTCTAAATTTTTAATAAGACTACCAAAAAATGTATTTAGACATTTAATCAAACAAATGAAGACTAATGATGAAATTATAAAAATAAATTTAACAAATAATAGATTAAGTCATTTTGATGATGAAAATTTAAAAGAAAAAGCAAGAAAGATGGGGCGATTAGAAATTCGCATAGCATTAGTAGATATTGGTAAGAACGAACCTGAAATACTTGCAACAAATTTAACATCTGAAGAATTCTCAACAGAAGATTTAAAAGAATTATATGGTAAAAGATGGGCAGTTGAAACTGGATTTGACAGATTAAAAAATTTAATCGAAATCGAAGATTTCAGCGGAATTCGAAGAACAATAATCGAACAAGATTTTCACGCCCACATATTCGTTTATAACCTAGCAATGACAATTAAAAATCATGCAGAAAACAATATAACAAGAATACCCAGAAATAAAGATGAAAAAATAATTTATCAGTCGAATTTCGCAAAAATAACGGGAAACATCTATTTATTCTTATTTGACCTAATATTTGAAACGCAAACGAAAAGAGAGCAAATAATCGATTTTATAGTAAAAGAAGCATCTAAAGAACTAATACAATATAAAGAAAATCAATACAATAATAAAGAACGAAAAACCCCGGATGTTTATAATAAACATCCAGGAAACAAGAAAAAAAAAACACACTAA